One segment of Rhodopirellula baltica SH 1 DNA contains the following:
- the xerD gene encoding site-specific tyrosine recombinase XerD: MAKRLTKLQQLKSGQTESVAPSAGQAVCDEFLVYLKRECHLADNTVAAYGRDMKRFVTWMDGRRPADLTITELSDFVASLHGEGLAPASISRAIVAIRTFFKYLQLEGITVDNPAELLATQKAWQRMPGVLSPNEVEAFLSAVKKSDSFWQRDRALLEVLYATGCRASEVCTLRVRDLTLDEKTLRCHGKGDKQRMVPIGGRAIRAIQLYLEESRHILADRNPGQIDELFLSRGGKALDRIQLWRLVKRYAKRAGISDEISPHSLRHSFATHLLAGGADLRQVQEMLGHASIQTTQIYTHVEHSRLQRVHRDFHPRA, from the coding sequence GTGGCTAAACGACTCACAAAACTGCAGCAATTGAAGTCCGGACAGACAGAATCCGTGGCTCCGTCGGCCGGTCAAGCGGTTTGTGATGAATTTTTGGTTTACCTGAAACGGGAATGTCATCTAGCCGACAACACAGTTGCCGCCTACGGACGAGACATGAAACGTTTCGTCACTTGGATGGACGGACGCCGCCCTGCGGACCTGACAATCACTGAATTGTCTGATTTTGTCGCATCGCTTCATGGCGAAGGCCTGGCTCCGGCATCCATCTCGCGGGCCATCGTCGCAATTCGGACCTTCTTCAAATACCTGCAGCTCGAAGGTATCACGGTCGACAATCCGGCCGAGCTGCTGGCAACACAGAAGGCTTGGCAGCGAATGCCGGGCGTCTTGTCGCCAAATGAGGTCGAGGCATTCCTTTCCGCGGTCAAGAAGTCCGATTCGTTTTGGCAACGGGATCGTGCCCTGCTGGAGGTACTCTACGCCACCGGCTGTCGAGCTTCTGAAGTTTGCACCCTTCGCGTTCGCGACCTGACCCTCGATGAGAAGACACTTCGTTGCCACGGCAAAGGCGACAAGCAGCGAATGGTTCCGATTGGCGGCCGCGCGATCCGAGCGATCCAGCTGTACCTCGAAGAAAGCCGCCATATCCTGGCCGATCGAAATCCGGGACAGATCGATGAACTCTTTCTATCCCGAGGCGGCAAAGCACTCGACCGAATTCAGTTGTGGCGGCTAGTGAAACGCTATGCCAAGCGTGCAGGGATCTCAGACGAGATCAGCCCGCACAGTTTGCGACATAGTTTCGCAACTCACTTGCTGGCCGGCGGAGCTGACCTTCGGCAGGTCCAAGAGATGCTTGGACACGCCAGCATTCAGACGACCCAGATCTACACACACGTCGAACACTCTCGCCTGCAACGCGTGCACCGGGACTTTCACCCGCGAGCGTGA
- a CDS encoding beta-ketoacyl-ACP synthase III has protein sequence MIETSSNVTANDLAAKSVNEESSAESTAVPTEAVSAVMPGNATTRGRMGNLKGVRIAGTGSYVPERIVTNEDLAALGCDSDWIVRRTGILQRRHAEPGQATSDLCYEAALRCLENANVSVDEIDLILVATITPDHPTPSTACHLQRRLGAVAPAMDIGAACAGFMYALVTGAQFVSNGNARNVLVIGADLMSRTVDPEDKKTYPLFGDAAGAALLVPSTQDECQSTECNGSAADSTIQTDGLLAYQLGSEGCGGEMLCIPAGGSRTPITTDGEDSASRYLQMDGRGVFKWAVRVFDESAKDVLRAANVSSDQLSLVVLHQANQRIIDSAVSDLNVPPEKVFVNLDKYGNTSGASIPLALDEAARAGRLKEGDLVLLCGFGAGLAWGTALFRW, from the coding sequence ATGATCGAAACTTCCTCGAACGTCACCGCCAATGACTTGGCCGCGAAATCTGTGAACGAAGAATCCTCCGCTGAATCGACTGCTGTTCCAACCGAAGCTGTTTCGGCAGTGATGCCGGGCAATGCGACAACTCGCGGTCGGATGGGAAATTTGAAAGGCGTTCGCATTGCCGGCACGGGATCGTACGTTCCCGAACGCATTGTCACGAATGAAGACTTGGCCGCTCTGGGTTGCGACAGCGATTGGATCGTTCGCCGCACCGGCATCTTGCAACGTCGACACGCGGAGCCTGGGCAAGCGACCAGCGATCTTTGTTACGAGGCGGCGCTTCGTTGTCTTGAGAACGCGAATGTTTCGGTCGACGAGATTGACTTGATCCTGGTTGCCACGATCACACCCGACCATCCCACTCCATCGACGGCTTGTCACTTGCAACGTCGTCTCGGTGCGGTTGCACCCGCAATGGACATCGGTGCTGCGTGTGCTGGATTCATGTACGCGTTGGTCACTGGTGCCCAGTTCGTTTCCAACGGCAATGCTCGCAACGTTTTGGTCATCGGTGCTGACCTGATGAGTCGCACGGTGGATCCTGAGGACAAGAAAACCTATCCGTTGTTTGGTGATGCCGCTGGCGCAGCCCTGCTGGTGCCATCGACCCAAGACGAATGCCAATCAACAGAATGCAACGGTTCAGCAGCTGATTCCACGATCCAAACCGATGGTCTTTTGGCCTATCAGTTAGGCAGTGAAGGATGCGGTGGCGAAATGCTGTGCATTCCTGCGGGCGGATCCCGAACGCCAATTACCACCGATGGCGAAGACTCAGCCAGCCGTTATTTGCAGATGGATGGTCGTGGTGTCTTCAAGTGGGCAGTGCGAGTCTTTGACGAGAGTGCCAAGGACGTCTTGCGAGCGGCCAACGTTTCTTCGGATCAACTCAGCTTGGTTGTGTTGCACCAAGCCAATCAACGAATCATTGATTCAGCGGTTTCCGACTTGAACGTTCCGCCTGAAAAAGTGTTCGTCAATCTCGACAAGTATGGCAATACCTCCGGAGCCAGCATTCCACTCGCCCTGGACGAAGCCGCTCGAGCCGGCCGTTTGAAAGAAGGCGATCTAGTGCTGCTGTGCGGCTTCGGTGCAGGTTTGGCCTGGGGCACCGCGCTGTTTCGTTGGTAG
- a CDS encoding HU family DNA-binding protein: protein MAKVPPKPPTKTQIIANIAEETELTKKDVAAVLDSLAAEIEKSLQKGGPGQFAIPGLCKIVLKDVPAKPKRKGRNPANGEEIWLAPKPASKKLTIRPLKGLKEMI, encoded by the coding sequence ATGGCCAAAGTACCGCCCAAACCGCCGACGAAGACTCAAATCATCGCCAACATTGCAGAAGAGACCGAACTGACCAAGAAAGACGTTGCTGCAGTCCTCGACTCGTTGGCCGCTGAGATTGAAAAGTCGCTGCAAAAGGGTGGCCCCGGACAATTCGCAATCCCAGGTCTTTGCAAGATCGTGTTGAAGGACGTTCCCGCCAAGCCAAAGCGCAAAGGCCGCAACCCTGCCAACGGCGAAGAAATCTGGTTGGCTCCAAAGCCCGCCAGCAAGAAGCTGACTATCCGCCCACTGAAGGGCCTGAAGGAAATGATCTGA
- a CDS encoding Ig-like domain-containing protein — MNFDNSSRRPSASKHSFQSQVRRRLMSWIQGTSAAPSGEPVQRGRLQLESLEKRQMMAGDVELFATEGFFGSAGESSAAVESSSTDRGTSDRAAEGEPGQDLVQFAKDLDAAGVTFYGAHWCPACTQQKQLFEDGGDDLPFVEVTLPDRTQDPQFSSLNISEYPTWVFPDGTRLTGVQSLQTLSTRSGVAIPTSDNENPSFETIDAQTVELGSPLHIPIDGYDAEGGPLTVTVSVANPNLVEATVLSGNRSLRLDMDGFGDMVFELFEQRAARPTERVIDLANSGFYDGLIFHRVVNGFVIQGGDPTGTGTGGSNLGDFDDEFHPDLQHNRTGVLSFAKSSDDTNDSQFFITEVETDFLDFNHSVFGQLVEGEDVREAISNMQVNNSTSNKPTTDIVINNATVFNDTENSVIMLKGLGGTGSTTVTVTITDSDGNSFDQIVPVTITDPPTDRRNAQPYLEDINVPASSPKTTPVELQLESFDLEGDAVQYFVSGGVTGGTATVNASTGLLQVTPAANVSGTQTVSLTVGVAAASNAGSNSDLQSLVFTFTDSNTQAPAAPSSLDLRSSSDTGNSSGDNLTNAASLTFDVSGVTTGATVQIINTADNTVVGVGTATGGSIAITTSNLAAIGDGTYSLAARQIVGGVTSGTSTALSVTLDRTDPSFTLPANSSTGNVGAAYQANLSSSEEGSGATYSLTVFPTGATIGSSTGIINWTPTAAQLGSNDFTVEIRDLAGNTYTESFSVTIAEEALARLEVRLTDLDGNTIDSVDVGQEFFLQLIGVDARDLSERGGIYSAYADIEFDSSIADFVPGTSIEYDNDFDFLPRGTLSSGLFNEIGAASSRFSPTNLQESVMATVRMRAISDGSLTFTTNPADVSANETLLFFNNDRLPAGSINYGSTTLTVGDVTTNNPPVGVDDTFTVISGSGQNTLDVLANEASTADPGETLTITAVGTASNGGTLSIASNGLSINYTPPANFIGTDTFQYTVSDGTSTDTVQVTVNIQSDDNAPTAVNDSFPATGTILEDSNAVNYDVLANDTTDADNESFTITGVGSASNGGQVSIVNSGSGLSYKPAANFNGTETVTYTIRDTGGGLSTATVTFTVTAVNDAPLSENVTVDTVRGTSNEAVLTRGDLPANVDVGEVLQFVNLSTPSAGGTVTVSSDGSSILYTPPSSTFTGTDTFTYQVQDAGGLSSSTATITVNIADYLARAFNFQFDSIGALSSSFYEAAILSGTNARGESVSIPLSDSSVVVSGGTISVPDMLPGSYKLSIPAVPFFEGGEEAREIDIESGADESDENLSLSFGRLLPQYIRVNDWFGSAPARRVVAAVLPGSNAFYMQSSGAADSRLSDVELSLNAAGTSITVNATESTTANGATTTAQVSGTANLNDGNALEVRGQVGEFRLLILNFDETGIELEAPTSSSTAAASTQSSTTQAAGEPLASAVTMADATVPVSELGTSRIQSSVEPAGEPIEVLSGDSEKVVAESDDASQIDAAMPDVTDSLTRISDAEDVVASGVTGQPQLLGEAVDEVLTGVSGSN; from the coding sequence ATGAACTTCGACAATTCTTCCCGCCGTCCATCTGCTTCCAAACACTCGTTCCAAAGCCAGGTTCGACGACGTTTGATGTCTTGGATCCAAGGAACGTCCGCTGCACCCTCTGGTGAACCAGTCCAGCGAGGGCGTTTGCAGTTGGAGTCGTTGGAAAAACGCCAGATGATGGCTGGCGACGTCGAGCTTTTCGCAACCGAAGGGTTCTTCGGTTCTGCTGGTGAATCCTCGGCGGCGGTGGAAAGTTCGTCGACCGATCGCGGAACGTCGGATCGTGCTGCAGAAGGCGAGCCTGGGCAGGACTTGGTGCAGTTCGCGAAAGATTTGGACGCGGCTGGCGTGACGTTCTATGGTGCCCATTGGTGCCCGGCCTGTACCCAACAAAAACAATTGTTCGAGGATGGTGGCGATGACCTTCCATTCGTCGAAGTCACGTTGCCGGATCGAACACAGGATCCTCAGTTTTCGTCGTTGAACATCAGCGAGTATCCGACCTGGGTCTTTCCGGATGGGACGCGATTGACTGGGGTTCAATCGCTGCAAACTCTGAGCACGCGAAGCGGCGTTGCGATTCCAACTTCGGACAACGAAAATCCTTCGTTTGAAACGATCGATGCCCAAACTGTCGAACTTGGTTCGCCGCTGCACATTCCGATCGACGGATACGATGCTGAAGGCGGTCCGCTGACCGTGACCGTCTCGGTCGCCAACCCGAACTTGGTCGAAGCCACTGTTCTGAGCGGAAATCGTTCGCTGCGTTTGGACATGGATGGCTTTGGCGACATGGTGTTCGAATTGTTCGAGCAGCGTGCTGCTCGTCCGACCGAGCGAGTCATCGATTTGGCGAACAGCGGCTTTTACGACGGTCTGATTTTTCACCGCGTCGTCAACGGTTTCGTCATTCAAGGTGGTGACCCCACCGGTACCGGGACCGGCGGATCAAATCTGGGTGACTTCGACGACGAATTCCATCCCGATTTGCAACACAACCGAACGGGTGTGCTGTCTTTCGCGAAGTCGTCGGATGACACGAACGATTCGCAGTTCTTCATTACGGAAGTCGAAACCGATTTCCTCGACTTCAACCACTCGGTGTTTGGCCAGTTGGTTGAAGGAGAAGACGTACGCGAAGCGATCAGCAATATGCAGGTCAACAACAGCACGTCGAACAAGCCGACCACGGACATCGTGATCAACAACGCGACGGTGTTCAACGACACCGAGAACTCGGTGATCATGCTGAAGGGATTGGGCGGCACCGGCAGCACGACGGTGACGGTGACGATTACCGATTCGGACGGTAATTCGTTCGATCAAATTGTTCCGGTGACAATCACGGACCCGCCAACTGACCGCCGCAACGCTCAGCCCTACCTCGAGGACATCAACGTCCCAGCTTCGTCACCAAAGACGACACCGGTTGAGCTGCAGTTGGAAAGCTTCGACCTGGAAGGCGACGCGGTTCAGTACTTCGTCAGCGGTGGCGTGACCGGTGGTACCGCCACGGTCAATGCATCAACCGGTTTGTTGCAAGTGACGCCGGCCGCGAATGTTTCGGGGACGCAAACCGTTTCGCTGACCGTTGGAGTCGCTGCTGCGTCCAATGCTGGGTCGAATTCGGACTTGCAAAGCCTGGTCTTCACATTCACCGATAGCAACACGCAAGCACCGGCCGCGCCATCGTCTTTGGATCTGCGTTCCTCGTCTGATACGGGCAACAGCAGCGGGGACAACCTGACCAATGCAGCATCGTTGACGTTTGATGTTTCCGGAGTGACGACGGGAGCAACGGTTCAAATCATCAACACCGCGGACAACACCGTTGTCGGTGTTGGGACGGCGACGGGCGGATCGATCGCGATCACAACCAGCAACTTGGCTGCAATTGGCGATGGCACCTACAGCTTGGCGGCCCGCCAAATCGTTGGTGGTGTCACCAGTGGAACTTCGACAGCTTTGTCTGTCACATTGGATCGAACTGATCCTTCATTCACGTTGCCTGCCAACTCGAGCACAGGCAACGTTGGTGCTGCTTACCAAGCCAATCTTTCTAGTAGCGAAGAAGGCAGTGGTGCAACTTACAGCCTGACTGTTTTCCCGACCGGAGCCACGATTGGTTCATCAACAGGGATCATCAATTGGACGCCCACTGCGGCTCAGTTGGGATCGAACGATTTCACGGTCGAGATCCGCGACTTGGCGGGCAACACCTACACGGAATCGTTCTCCGTGACGATTGCAGAAGAAGCTTTGGCACGACTTGAAGTGCGTCTGACTGACTTGGACGGCAACACAATTGACTCGGTGGACGTCGGCCAGGAGTTCTTCTTGCAATTGATTGGTGTCGACGCTCGAGACCTTAGCGAGCGTGGAGGGATCTACTCCGCGTACGCCGACATCGAATTTGATTCATCGATCGCTGATTTTGTCCCTGGAACATCCATCGAGTACGACAACGATTTCGACTTCCTGCCTCGCGGAACCTTGTCCAGCGGGCTGTTCAATGAAATTGGAGCGGCGAGTAGCCGGTTCTCACCAACCAACTTGCAAGAGTCGGTGATGGCAACGGTTCGCATGCGTGCGATCTCCGATGGTTCGTTGACGTTCACCACCAATCCCGCCGACGTGAGTGCAAACGAAACGTTGTTGTTCTTCAACAACGATCGCTTGCCCGCCGGTTCGATCAACTATGGCAGCACCACACTTACCGTTGGCGATGTCACCACTAACAACCCACCGGTTGGTGTCGACGACACGTTCACGGTGATTTCGGGTTCGGGCCAGAACACGTTGGATGTATTGGCCAATGAAGCGTCCACTGCTGATCCTGGCGAAACGCTGACGATTACCGCTGTTGGTACGGCCAGCAACGGAGGCACGTTGAGCATTGCGTCCAATGGATTGTCGATCAACTACACGCCACCGGCCAACTTCATTGGAACAGATACCTTCCAGTACACGGTCAGTGATGGAACCAGCACCGACACAGTGCAAGTGACCGTCAATATCCAAAGCGATGACAACGCACCGACGGCGGTAAATGATTCGTTCCCTGCAACCGGAACGATTTTGGAAGACTCCAATGCGGTGAACTACGATGTCCTGGCGAACGACACGACGGACGCGGACAACGAATCGTTCACGATCACGGGTGTTGGATCGGCGTCCAATGGAGGTCAGGTTTCGATCGTCAACAGTGGGTCTGGGCTCTCTTACAAGCCGGCCGCCAACTTCAATGGCACTGAAACAGTGACCTACACCATCCGCGACACCGGCGGTGGATTGTCGACAGCGACGGTGACCTTCACTGTGACTGCGGTAAACGACGCTCCCCTCAGCGAAAACGTGACCGTCGACACCGTTCGCGGGACGAGCAACGAAGCGGTTCTGACGCGTGGCGATCTTCCTGCGAATGTCGACGTCGGCGAGGTGTTGCAGTTCGTCAATCTCAGCACGCCATCGGCAGGCGGGACCGTGACAGTTAGCTCAGATGGTTCGAGCATCCTGTACACGCCGCCGAGCAGCACGTTCACGGGCACCGACACATTCACTTATCAAGTGCAAGACGCTGGTGGATTGTCGAGTTCGACTGCCACCATCACGGTGAACATCGCGGATTATCTCGCTCGGGCATTCAATTTTCAGTTCGATTCGATCGGTGCTTTGTCAAGCAGTTTTTACGAAGCGGCGATCTTGTCCGGCACCAACGCACGTGGCGAATCTGTTTCGATTCCTTTGTCGGATTCCTCCGTCGTGGTTTCTGGCGGCACCATCAGTGTTCCGGACATGTTGCCTGGTTCGTACAAGTTGAGCATCCCCGCGGTTCCGTTCTTTGAAGGTGGTGAGGAAGCTCGCGAAATCGACATTGAAAGCGGCGCCGATGAATCTGACGAAAACCTTTCGTTGAGCTTTGGGCGATTGTTGCCTCAGTACATCCGGGTCAATGACTGGTTTGGTTCCGCGCCTGCTCGTCGAGTGGTCGCTGCGGTTTTGCCGGGCAGCAATGCTTTCTACATGCAGTCCAGTGGCGCTGCGGACTCGCGATTGAGTGACGTGGAATTGTCGCTCAACGCAGCCGGCACCAGCATCACTGTCAATGCGACGGAATCGACCACGGCCAACGGTGCGACCACCACGGCTCAAGTCAGTGGTACCGCCAACCTGAATGATGGAAACGCACTCGAAGTCCGCGGGCAGGTTGGTGAATTCCGTCTGTTGATCCTGAACTTCGATGAGACCGGGATCGAGCTAGAAGCACCAACATCGAGTTCCACCGCTGCCGCCAGCACTCAGTCATCCACGACTCAAGCAGCCGGCGAACCGCTTGCTTCCGCCGTGACGATGGCTGATGCAACTGTTCCGGTCAGCGAACTGGGAACCTCTCGAATTCAGAGCAGCGTGGAGCCAGCCGGTGAGCCAATCGAGGTCCTCTCAGGGGACTCCGAGAAGGTCGTGGCCGAGTCGGATGACGCCAGTCAAATCGACGCCGCGATGCCCGATGTCACCGACAGTTTGACCCGAATTTCGGACGCCGAAGACGTGGTCGCGAGCGGTGTGACAGGCCAGCCTCAATTGCTCGGCGAAGCCGTCGATGAGGTCTTGACAGGCGTTTCTGGGTCCAACTGA
- a CDS encoding YbjN domain-containing protein, producing the protein MSAQVDQFSAYLDRGEIKYEQDSENSFFRMMFDGKHGDIRVLIVVEDSLIQVFSHPANKIPENSRRAIAEAVCRANYGLKVGSFELDMEDGELRYQTSIPLGDDFPDDDVLDHILYVGGAMVDRYVPAFLSIIYGNEDVKLAIEAAEM; encoded by the coding sequence ATGTCTGCCCAAGTCGACCAGTTTTCTGCTTATTTGGACCGTGGAGAGATCAAATACGAGCAAGACAGCGAAAACAGCTTCTTCCGGATGATGTTCGACGGAAAACACGGTGACATTCGCGTTTTGATTGTGGTTGAAGACTCTCTCATCCAAGTCTTCTCTCATCCAGCTAACAAAATCCCCGAAAACAGCCGGCGAGCGATCGCAGAAGCGGTTTGTCGTGCCAACTACGGGCTGAAGGTGGGAAGCTTCGAACTTGACATGGAAGACGGCGAACTGCGTTACCAAACATCCATCCCGTTGGGCGATGACTTCCCCGACGACGATGTCCTGGACCACATCCTTTATGTCGGTGGAGCGATGGTTGATCGATACGTCCCCGCATTTCTTTCCATCATCTATGGCAACGAAGACGTGAAATTGGCAATCGAAGCAGCGGAGATGTAA
- the ahcY gene encoding adenosylhomocysteinase, giving the protein MSQAETTKLPYKVKDISLADYGRKEIELAENEMPGLMALRSKYGAEKPLKGARIAGCLHMTIQTAVLIETLVELGAEVTWSSCNIFSTQDHAAAAIAAAGIPVYAWKGMTEEEFDWCIEQTLDFPSGEKLNMILDDGGDLTAMVHDRFPELLDNIYGISEETTAGVHRLEVLNKSGKLRVPSINVNDSATKSKFDNLYGCRESLADGVKRATDVMLAGKVAVVCGYGDVGKGCAHSLKSYGCRVLVTEIDPINALQAAMEGFEVTTMEEACKEGRLYVTTTGNKDIILGEHMKQMPNDAILCNIGHFDTEIDIAWAEQQVADGKATVSEIKPSDIGAVDRFTFNDTGRSIIILAKGRLVNLGCATGHPSFVMSSSFTNQVLAQMELYQNRDNDKYGVQVYLLPKELDEEVARLHLEAIGVKLTKLTQEQADYIGVPVEGPYKPNHYRY; this is encoded by the coding sequence GTGTCCCAAGCAGAAACGACAAAATTGCCTTACAAGGTCAAAGACATTTCGTTGGCCGATTACGGTCGCAAAGAAATCGAGTTGGCTGAAAACGAGATGCCAGGTTTGATGGCACTTCGCAGCAAATACGGCGCGGAAAAGCCTTTGAAGGGGGCTCGAATCGCTGGTTGCTTGCACATGACCATCCAAACCGCCGTTCTGATCGAAACGTTGGTTGAGCTTGGTGCCGAAGTGACTTGGAGTAGCTGCAATATCTTCAGCACTCAAGATCACGCAGCGGCCGCGATCGCAGCGGCTGGGATTCCCGTCTATGCCTGGAAGGGTATGACCGAGGAAGAATTTGATTGGTGCATCGAGCAAACGCTGGATTTCCCGTCGGGCGAAAAACTCAACATGATCTTGGATGACGGTGGTGACTTGACCGCCATGGTTCACGATCGATTCCCTGAATTGCTGGACAACATCTACGGCATCAGTGAAGAAACCACCGCTGGCGTTCATCGCCTGGAGGTGTTGAACAAATCGGGCAAGTTGCGTGTTCCTTCGATCAACGTCAACGACTCGGCCACCAAGAGCAAGTTCGACAACCTCTACGGTTGCCGCGAATCTTTGGCGGACGGTGTCAAGCGCGCGACGGACGTCATGTTGGCCGGTAAAGTCGCCGTGGTTTGTGGATACGGTGACGTTGGCAAGGGCTGTGCTCACAGTCTGAAAAGCTATGGCTGCCGCGTTTTGGTCACTGAGATTGACCCTATCAACGCGCTTCAAGCTGCGATGGAAGGCTTCGAAGTCACCACGATGGAAGAAGCTTGCAAAGAAGGTCGTTTGTACGTCACCACGACGGGTAACAAAGACATCATCTTGGGCGAGCACATGAAGCAAATGCCCAACGATGCGATTCTTTGCAACATCGGGCACTTCGACACCGAAATTGACATCGCATGGGCTGAGCAACAAGTTGCTGATGGCAAAGCGACCGTCAGCGAAATCAAGCCATCGGACATCGGTGCAGTTGATCGGTTTACGTTCAATGACACCGGCCGAAGCATCATCATTTTGGCCAAGGGCCGATTGGTGAATCTTGGTTGTGCAACCGGGCACCCAAGCTTTGTCATGAGCAGTTCGTTCACCAACCAGGTGCTCGCTCAAATGGAGCTGTACCAGAATCGTGACAACGACAAGTACGGCGTTCAGGTTTACTTGTTGCCAAAAGAATTGGACGAAGAAGTTGCTCGTTTGCACTTGGAAGCAATCGGTGTGAAGCTGACCAAGTTGACTCAAGAGCAAGCCGATTACATCGGTGTGCCAGTCGAAGGACCCTACAAGCCAAACCACTACCGCTATTAA